The proteins below come from a single Solea senegalensis isolate Sse05_10M linkage group LG2, IFAPA_SoseM_1, whole genome shotgun sequence genomic window:
- the rpgrb gene encoding retinitis pigmentosa GTPase regulator b isoform X1, whose translation MAGETEDEIPESGAVFTFGKSKFADNVPSKFWLKNDVPCKIACGDEHTALITENGKLFMFGSNNWGQLGLGSKQTVTKPTCVKALKSEKVRLVACGRNHTLICTAQGKVYSSGGNSEGQLGLGHCEERTAFQRVQALDSHGPIKMLAAGSNTSAALTETGKLFMWGDNTEGQIGLGKESHASVPQEVSVGQPVSCVSCGYYHSALVTVDGALYTFGERDSGKLGLGTDQLPKHRLPQPVKSIKEPVTQVACGGGHTVALTEEGVYTFGLGQFGQLGHGTFIFESRLPRLAEHFRKGRVCHVTCGENHTAVITDGGLLYTFGDGRHGKLGLGEENFANQFKPTLCPRFLKYIVQEAVCGGCHMVVLARPRDQSCGTVTLEEDDATDDYLEKPYVELLGDTANSSTLQRSLSARVRRRERERSPDHFGAKINTLPAMSPNCLHPPLPVSGHTAPPPRLPPPEPTHRKMLNGTRRHLSAGSHHRAQAGGDTDSAVESLTDADSVKGLGETTDFLNMTHVMNMDPGDKTLTLSPVQKDLTKGVGQTWRKPVEEEDEGKEEDEEEDDVDDEEEVEVEEEEEEEEEETSAETEELPSQSLEDLTAKPAEKLEELKDESVPDGEQKAAEVTEKPEVAGEERTTSDDAKPANGTTDSNSKSQSGSNKKLSIFRRLSSSRSKQANGRDQAPAEGTVSGNTGATAGSSNAGTSRGEAQPKSLPSGARGPRSGACMVL comes from the exons ATGGCAGGAGAGACCGAGGACGAGATACCAG AATCGGGGGCAGTTTTTACTTTTGGGAAGAGTAAGTTCGCCGACAACGTCCCCAGTAAATTCTGGCTTAAAAACGACGTGCCGTGTAAAATAGCTTGTGGAGATGAACACACTGCCTTAATAACAG AAAATGGGAAACTCTTCATGTTTGGCAGCAACAACTGGGGCCAACTCGGTCTGGGATCCAAACAGACTGTGACCAAGCCTACATGTGTCAAAG CTCTGAAGTCGGAGAAAGTTCGGCTCGTGGCCTGCGGGAGAAACCACACTCTCATCTGCACCG CTCAGGGAAAAGTGTACTCCTCCGGTGGGAACAGTGAGGGTCAGCTGGGCCTCGGTCACTGCGAGGAGAGGACGGCGTTTCAGCGAGTCCAGGCCCTCGATTCGCACGGGCCGATCAAAATGCTCGCTGCAGGTTCAAACACCTCTGCTGCTCTCACAG AGACGGGTAAACTGTTCATGTGGGGCGACAACACCGAGGGCCAGATCGGTCTGGGGAAAGAGAGCCACGCGTCCGTGCCTCAGGAAGTCAGCGTGGGGCAACCCGTCAGCTGCGTGTCCTGCGGATACTACCACTCTGCCTTAGTGACGG TCGACGGAGCTCTGTACACGTTTGGCGAGCGCGACAGCGGCAAACTGGGTCTGGGCACCGACCAGCTTCCCAAACACCGGCTCCCTCAGCCGGTGAAGAGCATCAAGGAGCCGGTGACACAGGTGGCCTGCGGTGGTGGACACACAGTGGCACTTACAG aGGAGGGCGTGTACACGTTTGGCCTCGGTCAGTTCGGGCAGCTCGGCCACGGGACGTTTATATTCGAGTCGCGGCTGCCACGTCTGGCCGAACACTTCCGGAAGGGACGGgtctgtcatgtgacctgtggaGAGAATCACACGGCTGTCATCACGG ATGGAGGTTTGCTGTACACATTTGGAGATGGGAGACACGGTAAACTGGGGCTGGGAGAAGAGAACTTTGCCAACCAGTTCAAACCAACTCTGTGTCCGCGCTTCCTCAAGTACATCGTTCAGGAA gccGTGTGCGGCGGCTGCCACATGGTGGTGTTGGCTCGGCCCAGGGACCAGAGCTGCGGCACCGTGAccctggaggaggacgacgcGACGGACGACTACCTGGAGAAGCCGTACGTGGAGCTGCTGGGAGACACGGCCAACTCGTCCACCCTGCAGAGGAGCCTCTCTGCACGGGTTCGCAGgagggagagg GAGAGATCTCCAGATCACTTTGGCGCCAAGATCAACACGCTGCCGGCCATGTCGCCCAACTGCCTCCACCCGCCGCTGCCCGTCTCCGGCCACACCGCCCCTCCTCCCAGGCTGCCTCCGCCTGAGCCCACTCACAGAAAGATGCTCAACGGCACACGCCGGCACCTCAGCGCGGGGTCACACCACCGGG CACAGGCAGGTGGCGACACGGACAGCGCCGTGGAGAGTCTGACAGACGCCGACAGCGTTAAAGGCCTCGGAGAAACCACAGATTTCCTCAACATG ACACATGTGATGAACATGGACCCCggcgataaaacactcactctgtctCCAGTTCAGAAG GATTTGACAAAGGGAGTTGGTCAAACGTGGAGAAAACctgtggaggaagaggacgagggaaaagaggaggatgaagaagaagacgatgtcgatgatgaggaggaggtggaggtggaggaagaggaagaggaagaggaggaggagacgtcaGCAGAGACGGAAGAACTGCCCTCGCAAAGTTTGGAGGATTTGACGGCGAAACCAGCGGAG AAGCTGGAAGAACTCAAAGATGAATCAGTGCCTGATGGAGAGCAAAAAG CAGCCGAAGTCACGGAGAAGCCCGAGGTGGCTGGAGAAGAGAGGACGACGAGTGACGACGCCAAACCAGCCAATGGGACGACAGACAGTAACTCGAAGAGCCAATCAGGCTCCAACAAAAAG ctcTCCATCTTCAGACGATTGTCCTCCTCCAGGTCAAAGCAGGCCAATGGCAGGGACCAAGCCCCGGCCGAGGGCACCGTCAGTGGGAATACAGGTGCTACTGCCGGGAGCAGCAACGCAGGGACAAGCCGAGGTGAAGCACAGCCCAAGTCTCTGCCCTCTGGAGCCAGAGGGCCCCGCTCCGGTGCCTGCATGGTGCTGTGA
- the LOC122765599 gene encoding tubulin alpha-1A chain-like: MRECISVHVGQAGAQIGNACWELYCLEHGIQPDGQMPSDKTIGGGDDSFNTFFSETGAGKHVPRAVFVDLEPTVIDEVRTGTYRQLFHPEQLITGKEDAANNYARGHYTIGKEIIDMVLDRIRKLADQCTGLQGFLIFHSFGGGTGSGFTSLLMERLSVDYGKKSKLEFAIYPAPQVSTAVVEPYNSILTTHTTLEHSDCAFMVDNEAIYDICRRNLDIERPTYTNLNRLIGQIVSSITASLRFDGALNVDLTEFQTNLVPYPRIHFPLATYAPVISAEKAYHEQLSVAEITNACFEPANQMVKCDPRHGKYMACCLLFRGDVVPKDVNSAIATIKTKRTIQFVDWCPTGFKVGINYQPPTVVPGGDLAKVQRAVCMLSNTTAIAEAWARLDHKFDLMYAKRAFVHWYVGEGMEEGEFSEAREDMAALEKDYEEVGTDSIEGEGEEEGEEY, encoded by the exons ATG CGTGAGTGTATCTCTGTCCACGTTGGTCAAGCTGGCGCCCAGATTGGCAATGCATGCTGGGAGCTCTACTGCCTTGAGCACGGCATCCAGCCGGACGGCCAGATGCCCAGCGATAAGACCATCGGCGGTGGAGACGACTCCTTCAACACCTTCTTCAGTGAGACTGGAGCTGGGAAACACGTTCCCAGAGCTGTGTTTGTGGACCTGGAGCCCACAGTCATCG atgAGGTTCGTACGGGCACCTACCGCCAGCTCTTCCATCCCGAGCAGTTGATCACTGGAAAAGAGGATGCAGCAAACAACTATGCTCGCGGTCACTACACCATCGGCAAGGAGATCATCGACATGGTCCTCGACAGGATTCGCAAACTG GCTGACCAGTGCACAGGTCTTCAGGGTTTCCTGATCTTCCACTCCTTTGGAGGAGGAACCGGCTCTGGCTTCACCTCTCTGCTCATGGAGCGCCTCTCTGTGGATTATGGCAAGAAGTCCAAGCTGGAGTTTGCCATCTACCCAGCGCCTCAGGTGTCCACAGCCGTGGTGGAGCCCTACAACTCCATCCTGACCACGCACACCACCCTGGAGCACTCCGACTGCGCCTTCATGGTGGACAACGAGGCCATCTACGACATCTGCCGCAGGAACCTGGACATCGAGCGTCCCACCTACACCAACCTCAACAGGCTGATCGGACAGATCGTCTCCTCCATCACCGCCTCCCTGCGCTTCGACGGCGCCCTGAACGTGGACCTGACAGAGTTCCAGACCAACCTGGTGCCCTACCCTCGCATCCACTTCCCTCTGGCCACCTACGCTCCAGTGATCTCGGCAGAGAAGGCCTATCATGAGCAGTTATCAGTGGCCGAGATCACCAACGCCTGCTTTGAGCCCGCCAACCAGATGGTGAAATGTGACCCTCGCCACGGCAAGTACATGGCCTGCTGCCTGCTGTTCCGTGGCGACGTGGTGCCCAAAGACGTCAACTCTGCCATCGCCACCATCAAGACCAAGCGCACCATCCAGTTCGTGGACTGGTGCCCCACCGGTTTCAAGGTCGGCATCAACTACCAGCCGCCCACCGTGGTTCCCGGTGGAGACCTGGCCAAAGTGCAGAGGGCCGTGTGCATGCTGAGCAACACCACCGCCATCGCAGAGGCCTGGGCTCGACTGGACCACAAGTTTGACCTGATGTACGCCAAGAGGGCCTTTGTCCACTGGTACGTTGGGGAGGGAATGGAGGAGGGGGAGTTCTCAGAGGCCAGAGAGGACATGGCTGCCCTGGAGAAGGATTACGAGGAGGTGGGAACCGACAGCAtcgaaggagaaggagaggaagagggcgAAGAATATTAA
- the rpgrb gene encoding retinitis pigmentosa GTPase regulator b isoform X2: MAGETEDEIPESGAVFTFGKSKFADNVPSKFWLKNDVPCKIACGDEHTALITENGKLFMFGSNNWGQLGLGSKQTVTKPTCVKALKSEKVRLVACGRNHTLICTAQGKVYSSGGNSEGQLGLGHCEERTAFQRVQALDSHGPIKMLAAGSNTSAALTETGKLFMWGDNTEGQIGLGKESHASVPQEVSVGQPVSCVSCGYYHSALVTVDGALYTFGERDSGKLGLGTDQLPKHRLPQPVKSIKEPVTQVACGGGHTVALTEEGVYTFGLGQFGQLGHGTFIFESRLPRLAEHFRKGRVCHVTCGENHTAVITDGGLLYTFGDGRHGKLGLGEENFANQFKPTLCPRFLKYIVQEAVCGGCHMVVLARPRDQSCGTVTLEEDDATDDYLEKPYVELLGDTANSSTLQRSLSARVRRRERERSPDHFGAKINTLPAMSPNCLHPPLPVSGHTAPPPRLPPPEPTHRKMLNGTRRHLSAGSHHRAQAGGDTDSAVESLTDADSVKGLGETTDFLNMTHVMNMDPGDKTLTLSPVQKDLTKGVGQTWRKPVEEEDEGKEEDEEEDDVDDEEEVEVEEEEEEEEEETSAETEELPSQSLEDLTAKPAEKLEELKDESVPDGEQKAEVTEKPEVAGEERTTSDDAKPANGTTDSNSKSQSGSNKKLSIFRRLSSSRSKQANGRDQAPAEGTVSGNTGATAGSSNAGTSRGEAQPKSLPSGARGPRSGACMVL; this comes from the exons ATGGCAGGAGAGACCGAGGACGAGATACCAG AATCGGGGGCAGTTTTTACTTTTGGGAAGAGTAAGTTCGCCGACAACGTCCCCAGTAAATTCTGGCTTAAAAACGACGTGCCGTGTAAAATAGCTTGTGGAGATGAACACACTGCCTTAATAACAG AAAATGGGAAACTCTTCATGTTTGGCAGCAACAACTGGGGCCAACTCGGTCTGGGATCCAAACAGACTGTGACCAAGCCTACATGTGTCAAAG CTCTGAAGTCGGAGAAAGTTCGGCTCGTGGCCTGCGGGAGAAACCACACTCTCATCTGCACCG CTCAGGGAAAAGTGTACTCCTCCGGTGGGAACAGTGAGGGTCAGCTGGGCCTCGGTCACTGCGAGGAGAGGACGGCGTTTCAGCGAGTCCAGGCCCTCGATTCGCACGGGCCGATCAAAATGCTCGCTGCAGGTTCAAACACCTCTGCTGCTCTCACAG AGACGGGTAAACTGTTCATGTGGGGCGACAACACCGAGGGCCAGATCGGTCTGGGGAAAGAGAGCCACGCGTCCGTGCCTCAGGAAGTCAGCGTGGGGCAACCCGTCAGCTGCGTGTCCTGCGGATACTACCACTCTGCCTTAGTGACGG TCGACGGAGCTCTGTACACGTTTGGCGAGCGCGACAGCGGCAAACTGGGTCTGGGCACCGACCAGCTTCCCAAACACCGGCTCCCTCAGCCGGTGAAGAGCATCAAGGAGCCGGTGACACAGGTGGCCTGCGGTGGTGGACACACAGTGGCACTTACAG aGGAGGGCGTGTACACGTTTGGCCTCGGTCAGTTCGGGCAGCTCGGCCACGGGACGTTTATATTCGAGTCGCGGCTGCCACGTCTGGCCGAACACTTCCGGAAGGGACGGgtctgtcatgtgacctgtggaGAGAATCACACGGCTGTCATCACGG ATGGAGGTTTGCTGTACACATTTGGAGATGGGAGACACGGTAAACTGGGGCTGGGAGAAGAGAACTTTGCCAACCAGTTCAAACCAACTCTGTGTCCGCGCTTCCTCAAGTACATCGTTCAGGAA gccGTGTGCGGCGGCTGCCACATGGTGGTGTTGGCTCGGCCCAGGGACCAGAGCTGCGGCACCGTGAccctggaggaggacgacgcGACGGACGACTACCTGGAGAAGCCGTACGTGGAGCTGCTGGGAGACACGGCCAACTCGTCCACCCTGCAGAGGAGCCTCTCTGCACGGGTTCGCAGgagggagagg GAGAGATCTCCAGATCACTTTGGCGCCAAGATCAACACGCTGCCGGCCATGTCGCCCAACTGCCTCCACCCGCCGCTGCCCGTCTCCGGCCACACCGCCCCTCCTCCCAGGCTGCCTCCGCCTGAGCCCACTCACAGAAAGATGCTCAACGGCACACGCCGGCACCTCAGCGCGGGGTCACACCACCGGG CACAGGCAGGTGGCGACACGGACAGCGCCGTGGAGAGTCTGACAGACGCCGACAGCGTTAAAGGCCTCGGAGAAACCACAGATTTCCTCAACATG ACACATGTGATGAACATGGACCCCggcgataaaacactcactctgtctCCAGTTCAGAAG GATTTGACAAAGGGAGTTGGTCAAACGTGGAGAAAACctgtggaggaagaggacgagggaaaagaggaggatgaagaagaagacgatgtcgatgatgaggaggaggtggaggtggaggaagaggaagaggaagaggaggaggagacgtcaGCAGAGACGGAAGAACTGCCCTCGCAAAGTTTGGAGGATTTGACGGCGAAACCAGCGGAG AAGCTGGAAGAACTCAAAGATGAATCAGTGCCTGATGGAGAGCAAAAAG CCGAAGTCACGGAGAAGCCCGAGGTGGCTGGAGAAGAGAGGACGACGAGTGACGACGCCAAACCAGCCAATGGGACGACAGACAGTAACTCGAAGAGCCAATCAGGCTCCAACAAAAAG ctcTCCATCTTCAGACGATTGTCCTCCTCCAGGTCAAAGCAGGCCAATGGCAGGGACCAAGCCCCGGCCGAGGGCACCGTCAGTGGGAATACAGGTGCTACTGCCGGGAGCAGCAACGCAGGGACAAGCCGAGGTGAAGCACAGCCCAAGTCTCTGCCCTCTGGAGCCAGAGGGCCCCGCTCCGGTGCCTGCATGGTGCTGTGA